One part of the Amphiura filiformis chromosome 5, Afil_fr2py, whole genome shotgun sequence genome encodes these proteins:
- the LOC140152973 gene encoding kinetochore-associated protein NSL1 homolog, producing the protein MRERFKMATSSEGENSGSRETKIPCGSKRSLEAASDLIFSTVNDVIGKNTLWSDDQKERLRRRFHEVYETAVHDNIEFDGQTWADVEAHEDGESTQEFEAVNLERQNQVQDMAGDLDTLLVDTTTKRSQYPRKITQKVAQRLQCQHEAVVNHKPLLLTPIVESSSQDIVNTQDDGVTERLTSAGQGIAAYTKELPFLEDKAVRLRQAIEMQNATSGTRTHHIISKPHPEENKLATSMTPLKRRLDETPSSSMDDKISRGQVPKKELRNHPIKKYKLQTPSTS; encoded by the exons ATGCGGGAACGATTCAAAATGGCGACTTCCAGTGAGGGAGAAAATTCGGGCTCCCGTGAAACAAAAATTCCGTGTGGTAGCAAGAGATCCCTTGAAGCAGCAAGTGATTTGATATTTTCTACGGTCAACGATGTAATTGGAAAGAATACCCTGTGGTCAGATGATCAAAAAGAACGTTTGAGACGTCGATTTCATGAG GTTTATGAAACTGCAGTTCATGACAATATTGAATTTGATGGTCAGACTTGGGCTGATGTGGAGGCACATGAAGATGGAGAGTCCACGCAAG AATTTGAAGCAGTTAATCTTGAGAGGCAAAACCAAGTACAAGATATGGCCGGTGATTTGGATACGTTATTAGTGGATACTACAACAAAACGTAGCCAGTATCCAAGAAAGATTACTCAGAAGGTGGCACAGAGGTTACAGTGTCAACATGAAGCAGTG GTAAATCACAAGCCCCTATTGTTAACACCTATTGTAGAAAGCAGCAGCCAGGATATAGTCAACACACAAG ATGATGGTGTGACTGAAAGGCTGACATCAGCTGGCCAAGGAATTGCTGCATACACCAag GAGCTTCCATTTTTAGAAGACAAAGCTGTTAGACTTCGTCAAGCCATTGAGATGCAGAATGCTACATCTGGTACAAGAACACATCACATCATCAGTAAACCACACCCAGAAGAAAACAAACTGGCAACGTCCATGACACCCCTGAAAAGAAGACTTGACGAAACGCCATCCTCCTCAATGGATGATAAAATCTCAAGAGGGCAGGTGCCTAAAAAGGAACTCAGAAACCACCCaattaaaaaatacaaacttcaaACCCCATCAACATCATGA